In Calditrichota bacterium, the DNA window GTTTAGTGTCGTTGTCAAGCCTAAATTTACACGGACATTTTCAATGACCATATCATTGTAACCAATGAATCGAGCCCTGACAGAATATTTTCCGACCGGGACGTTGGTGATAATGAACTCGCCGTGGCTGTCTGTAGCAGCTCCTAAGCTTGTTCCAATAATCTGTACGTTAGCTCCCGGCAGCGGATCACCTGTCTGCTTATCCACAACAGTCCCAACGATCTTACCCGTTGTCTGCGCATAGCTCAACGATGGGATCGCCGAAAACATGAGGACAAGCGCCAGAAGAGTGAATAAAACAGCTATGGTCTTACGTTGCATATTTTCCTCCATACATTATGGGTATTGACAATTATTTGTTCTCAAATTCCTGGCTTGTCAAACTTGAAACAGGATTCAAAATGACTTCCGTCACGCTTTTCCCTTTTGCTACCGAAGGAACAATTGTCAAAAGCGTCGTGTCTTTCGCCTTAACATAGAATTTGTACGTTCTGTTATCTACCAGTAACTTTTGAGCTGCAAATTCACCAAATCCCAGGTCCGTCGCAAAATCGGTGGACGTTGTGTCCTTGGTTCCGGCAGAATCCAAGACCGTTTCCATCACGATTGAAAGACTTGTATCCGGTGAGAATTGTGCAAAAACAACAACTGCCCGATCCTTTGGAGCCGGATCATTATACATGTAACGTTCGCGTTTTTTTACAAAACGAGAAGCCGCATTATTTGTTTTTTTCACGGCATAAACTGTCCCCACAAAATCCGTATCAATAAACAACGTATCTACTTCCTGCCCTTGAATTTGAAATGTGTGTTTACCGGCTGCTAAATCCGTATAATCGGTGCCTGCTTTGAAAGCAACATTTGCAAAATTTTTGCCATCCATTAAAATAGTGGCCTGTGCAACATCAGTTGCAGCGTTAATGATTCGCACTTTTGCTTTAAACTTCGGAAGGGGAGGTGCATTCGTCGGAACGTCTGCACAGCTCAGTATAAAAAATACAACAAGCAAAACACTGAGCAACCCGAAAGTTTTTGCATGAATTGAAATTTTCATGAATTCTCCTTTCTCCTTTTTTTTACATTATAAGAAAAATACGACCATACAAACGAAATGAAAAAATAGTTCACCTCCTTTCTTTGGTTTAATTAACAGAATGTAAGAATTTTAAGACAACTGGGTGTGTTATTACATTTCAGGAAAGTTTTGAGTAACTGATTTACCATTTGAGATTTCAAATCGTACATCTCTTTAAAGGTTCCTGCCATTAAAAAACGATATATCCGGCTAATGATAAAGGGATTGGGGGTTTTATGCGTATTAAAATAATCCTTTATTCATAGAATGTCAATAGAAAAATTACAATTCCTTAATATTTATGAACATTTTTGATAAATGTAGCCCCAAAAAATAGGCGTATTGCCGGAGAATAATTCACTATTTTCATTAAAATGGTTTCAATAGCGAAAAATACCTGCCTATTTGCATTTTATGAGATGATGTTTTTCCCTGATGGGAATCGCCCGAAAAAATCGTAAATTGACACAAATAACGCTACTTCATGTACCAAAATCCAATGGATCAAAGTGGGTGCCGTAAGCAAGCGGAATCTGTCCCAAACCGTTCTAAATTCTTATGGAGTGAAATCTCTTCAAAAGGTTTCCGGGAACAGGGTTATTTGTTGAATAGAAGGCTGATTCAATAAAACCATCACCAACCGGTCCACACCCAGGGCAATGCCGGCGGCGGGCGGCATTCCGATTCGCAACGCCTCCAAGAATTCAGCGTCAATGGGAAAAGGTGTCTTCCCGGCTTTCCTGCGCGCCGCCTGATCTTCCAAAAATCGCGACTTTTGCTCCTCCGGGTCGTTTAATTCGGTAAAGGCGTTGGCCAATTCGATGCCCGCCACGTACAGCTCAAACCGCTCCACAAAATCCGGGTCGGCCTCCTTTCGGCGGGCCAGCGCCCCCATCGAAGCGGGGTATTCCGTGAGAAAAGTGGGAACCGGCTTGCCAAGGCGCGGCTCGATTTCATTCAAAAAAATCTCAAAAAAAATGTCATCCCAACCCCAATTCGGTTCTACCCCTGTGTAGCCTTTTTTCCGGGCTACTCTGGCAAATGCTTCGGAGGTTTGAACCGACATGTAATCGATTCCCGCGTATTGCTGCAGGGCTTCCCGCAGAGACAGGCGCTGAAACGGGGGTGAAAAATTCAGGGGTTCCTTTTGAAAAGAAAAGCGCCCGCTTTTGTAGAGAGATTCCGCCAATGTTCGCAGGAGGACTTCGCAGTCGGTCATCAGGGCCGTGTAGTCGGCGTAGGCGCGGTACCATTCCAACATGAGGAATTCGGGCTGGTGAAGGGTGGAAACCGGCTCATTCCGGAAGCTGTGTCCCAGATAGAAAATCTTTTCAAATCCGGCCGCGAGCAGTTTTTTCATGGAAAATTCAGGAGAGGTTTGCAGGTACAGCGGCAACGGCTGGCCGCCGTGCTGCGAGCGGTACCGCGTTTCAAAAGGCTCCAAATGCGGTTCCTGGCCGGGAAAACGCACCAGAGCCGGGGCGTCGATTTCCAAAAACTCGCGCTCCAGAAAAAAGGTTCGGATGGTTTGAATCAGACGGCTGCGGGCTTCAAGGAGCGCTTTTTGTTCTTCCGAAACAACCGCTCGTTTCCAGTTGGTGGTTTCATTTTGTAGAGAGGCCCATTCTACCTGTGTGGGAACCAGCCGCCGTAGTTCCTTTGCAGGGGATTCCTTTGCGAAGGAATCAAACAACACCTCCACCACATCGCCGCGTCGAAATGGCGTTGCAGTTGGATAAAATTGGGTACCGTCGCCGGTTTGAAAGGTCAGCGTCCCGGTGGCATCCCGAAGCGCACCGGAAAAACATCCGGCGGGAAGCAGTTTCCATTGAACGAGACGTCCGGCCAACACAGGCTGTTTTTGGGAACAATTGCCATTCAAAAAGGCGCGAACGGAACAATTTCGCCGGCTACGCGCAGGGTAAGCCGGATTTGGAAAATGGGACATGGGTGTTGTTTTTTGTTTTTAGCAGGTTGAACCCCTTTGGGGTTCAAACTTTTTGTTACAATAA includes these proteins:
- a CDS encoding DUF4397 domain-containing protein, with product MKISIHAKTFGLLSVLLVVFFILSCADVPTNAPPLPKFKAKVRIINAATDVAQATILMDGKNFANVAFKAGTDYTDLAAGKHTFQIQGQEVDTLFIDTDFVGTVYAVKKTNNAASRFVKKRERYMYNDPAPKDRAVVVFAQFSPDTSLSIVMETVLDSAGTKDTTSTDFATDLGFGEFAAQKLLVDNRTYKFYVKAKDTTLLTIVPSVAKGKSVTEVILNPVSSLTSQEFENK
- the genX gene encoding EF-P lysine aminoacylase GenX encodes the protein MAGRLVQWKLLPAGCFSGALRDATGTLTFQTGDGTQFYPTATPFRRGDVVEVLFDSFAKESPAKELRRLVPTQVEWASLQNETTNWKRAVVSEEQKALLEARSRLIQTIRTFFLEREFLEIDAPALVRFPGQEPHLEPFETRYRSQHGGQPLPLYLQTSPEFSMKKLLAAGFEKIFYLGHSFRNEPVSTLHQPEFLMLEWYRAYADYTALMTDCEVLLRTLAESLYKSGRFSFQKEPLNFSPPFQRLSLREALQQYAGIDYMSVQTSEAFARVARKKGYTGVEPNWGWDDIFFEIFLNEIEPRLGKPVPTFLTEYPASMGALARRKEADPDFVERFELYVAGIELANAFTELNDPEEQKSRFLEDQAARRKAGKTPFPIDAEFLEALRIGMPPAAGIALGVDRLVMVLLNQPSIQQITLFPETF